A region of Pyxidicoccus parkwaysis DNA encodes the following proteins:
- a CDS encoding sulfurtransferase TusA family protein has translation MDAAVRLDTSGALCPMPILEIAKAMRGLPPGTVVELISTDRGLEADLPAWCEATGNPLLRMERRGASYVGWVRKAG, from the coding sequence ATGGACGCCGCAGTCCGTCTGGATACCTCGGGGGCGCTCTGCCCCATGCCCATCCTCGAGATTGCCAAGGCCATGCGAGGGCTTCCGCCCGGCACGGTGGTGGAGCTCATCTCCACCGACCGGGGGCTGGAGGCGGACCTCCCCGCGTGGTGTGAGGCCACGGGCAATCCGCTCCTCCGCATGGAGCGGCGCGGCGCGAGCTACGTGGGGTGGGTGCGCAAGGCCGGCTGA
- a CDS encoding TraR/DksA family transcriptional regulator, giving the protein MNQKDLKRYKKMLEDSKTSLLESAKKTLVEESNFDTDDLPDEIDLASSEYAQSMVFRLRDREKFLLQKIEKALARIEDGTFGICERCEEDISPKRLEARPVTTLCIRCKEEQEKKEKSYG; this is encoded by the coding sequence GTGAACCAGAAAGATCTCAAGCGTTACAAGAAGATGCTCGAGGACAGCAAGACGAGCCTGCTCGAGAGCGCCAAGAAAACCCTGGTGGAGGAGTCCAACTTCGACACGGACGACCTCCCTGACGAGATCGACCTGGCTTCTTCCGAGTACGCGCAATCCATGGTGTTCCGCCTGCGCGACCGGGAGAAGTTCCTCCTGCAGAAGATCGAGAAGGCGCTGGCCCGTATCGAGGACGGCACCTTCGGCATCTGCGAGCGTTGCGAGGAAGACATCTCCCCGAAGCGGCTGGAGGCGCGTCCGGTGACGACGCTCTGCATCCGCTGCAAGGAGGAGCAGGAGAAGAAGGAGAAGTCCTACGGCTGA
- a CDS encoding serine/threonine-protein kinase: protein MLCPSCGADAQESSRYCPACGATLVRAADADEYVGKTIAHKYRVEALIGEGGMGKVYRARQLALDKVVVLKVLRQTLLSDERTVARFQREAKAASRLNHANSISVLDFGQAEDGALFIAMEYVAGQDLHQILSREWPLGEARVVRLVSQVLSALSDAHGAGVIHRDLKPENIMVEQRRNEGDFVKVLDFGIAKITDSTDDGPALTRAGFVCGTPEYMSPEQARGATLDHRSDLYAVGVILYQLMTGLLPFESDSAVGFATKHLTEEPPPPSRRRPDARISQGMERLILRALSKSPDDRPANAEAFKAELQAVDKERRRAEAAPRRPQASSVLAPMPRKSTGGPLGDGRDATVPGWDSNEVTMEATVRALPGVLAPLPANADDMPATREKTDSLAPTNPGSGGSGFAFFFKSLTILLVVAAAGFFAYYFYMGAGSGVQDLPYPLPKNAPVPGATSSAGTEVPLYEQQISAAARNVEEAGRKTREGDQALQRLDIGLAAASYRDAFALSGDPELALKLGDIYWSRPNPDVQEARGWWERHLREVPNSRARELIEQRLGGAIARPSAP, encoded by the coding sequence TTGCTCTGCCCCTCCTGCGGCGCCGACGCGCAAGAATCCTCCCGTTACTGTCCCGCATGCGGAGCGACGCTGGTGCGCGCGGCCGACGCGGACGAGTACGTCGGCAAGACGATTGCCCACAAGTACCGCGTGGAGGCGCTCATCGGCGAGGGCGGCATGGGCAAGGTGTACCGCGCCCGGCAGCTCGCCCTGGACAAGGTGGTGGTGCTGAAGGTGCTGCGCCAGACACTCCTGTCGGACGAGCGCACCGTCGCGCGCTTCCAGCGCGAGGCCAAGGCCGCCAGCCGTCTCAACCACGCCAACTCCATCAGCGTGCTGGACTTCGGCCAGGCCGAGGACGGCGCGCTCTTCATCGCCATGGAGTACGTGGCGGGGCAGGACCTGCACCAAATCCTCAGCCGCGAGTGGCCGCTGGGGGAGGCGCGCGTGGTGCGCCTCGTCAGCCAGGTGCTGAGCGCGCTGTCGGACGCGCACGGCGCCGGCGTCATCCACCGGGACCTCAAGCCCGAGAACATCATGGTGGAGCAGCGCCGCAACGAGGGCGACTTCGTGAAGGTGCTGGACTTCGGCATCGCCAAGATTACCGACTCCACCGACGACGGCCCGGCGCTCACCCGCGCGGGCTTCGTGTGCGGCACTCCCGAGTACATGTCGCCGGAGCAGGCGCGCGGCGCGACGCTGGACCACCGCTCGGACCTGTACGCGGTGGGCGTCATCCTCTACCAGTTGATGACGGGGCTGTTGCCCTTCGAGTCCGACTCGGCGGTGGGCTTCGCCACCAAGCACCTCACCGAGGAGCCGCCGCCGCCCAGCCGCCGCCGGCCGGACGCGCGCATCTCCCAGGGAATGGAGCGGCTCATCCTCCGCGCGCTCTCCAAGAGCCCGGATGACCGGCCCGCCAACGCGGAGGCCTTCAAGGCGGAGCTGCAAGCGGTGGACAAGGAGCGCCGCCGCGCCGAGGCCGCGCCGCGCCGCCCGCAGGCCTCCTCGGTGCTGGCGCCCATGCCTCGCAAGTCCACCGGTGGCCCGCTGGGCGACGGTCGCGACGCCACCGTGCCAGGCTGGGACAGCAACGAGGTGACGATGGAGGCGACGGTGCGCGCGCTGCCGGGCGTGCTCGCGCCGCTGCCGGCGAACGCGGACGACATGCCCGCCACACGGGAGAAGACGGACTCCCTGGCGCCGACGAATCCCGGCTCGGGTGGGAGCGGGTTCGCGTTCTTCTTCAAGTCGCTGACCATCCTCCTCGTCGTGGCCGCGGCGGGCTTCTTCGCCTACTACTTCTACATGGGCGCTGGCAGCGGCGTGCAGGACCTGCCGTACCCGCTGCCCAAGAATGCGCCCGTGCCCGGCGCCACCTCGTCGGCCGGCACGGAGGTGCCGCTCTACGAGCAGCAGATTTCGGCGGCCGCGCGCAACGTGGAGGAGGCCGGACGCAAGACGCGCGAGGGAGACCAGGCGCTCCAGCGGCTCGACATCGGCCTCGCGGCCGCGAGCTACCGGGATGCCTTCGCCCTGAGCGGGGACCCGGAGCTCGCGCTGAAGCTGGGCGACATCTACTGGAGCCGGCCGAATCCCGACGTGCAGGAGGCCCGGGGCTGGTGGGAGCGCCACCTGCGCGAGGTGCCCAACTCCAGGGCACGCGAGCTCATCGAGCAGCGCCTGGGCGGTGCCATCGCCCGGCCGTCCGCGCCCTGA
- a CDS encoding DsbA family protein — translation MKPNVIVALIVGLLLGFLGGRVVSGPSSKTDAAKPAANSPTAQAPGRRPVDPTVFKVNIEGSPVKGSPEALVTLVEFSDYECPFCSRAHATVEKLQEQYGNKLRVVMKQNPLSFHPHAKPAALAALAAGEQGKYWEMHDKLFDNQKKLDEASLEGYAKDVGLDVAKWKADMANPKFQDIIQKEQTQASTLGASGTPAFFINGRFLSGAQPIDNFRALIDEEMAKAEALVKGGVPASQVYAKVIEKGAEKAAPKQNPAQQAAAAVRKVEIPSDSPVFGPANAKVTIVEFSDFECPFCSRVVPTLTQIKQTYAKDVRVIFRNQPLPFHPSAKPAAEAAMAAHAQGKFWEMHDKLFTNQKALDRASLEKYAKEIGLNVAQFKADLDSGKHKAKIEADMSAGSAVGANGTPTFFINGREFVGAQPFESFKKVIDEEIAKADKLLASGTKPEELYGKILAANIAAAPAAPAPGAEAEPPVQKVEVGNAPVKGAKNAPVTIVAFSDFECPFCGRVIPTLKQIEDQYQGKVKVAFKNQPLPMHANAKPAAAAALAANAQGKFWEMHDKLFTNQRALDRASLEKYAQEIGLNVNQFKADLDSGKFNAQIEADSAEGQRLGASGTPTFFINGRTLVGAQPLEAFKKVIDEELKKAGAVAADGK, via the coding sequence ATGAAGCCCAATGTCATCGTGGCCCTCATCGTGGGCCTGTTGCTCGGTTTCCTTGGCGGACGCGTCGTCAGCGGCCCGTCCTCGAAGACCGATGCGGCCAAGCCCGCCGCGAACTCTCCCACCGCGCAGGCCCCTGGCCGGCGTCCCGTGGACCCCACCGTGTTCAAGGTGAACATCGAGGGGTCTCCGGTGAAGGGCAGCCCCGAGGCGCTCGTCACGCTGGTGGAGTTCTCCGACTACGAGTGCCCCTTCTGCAGCCGCGCTCACGCCACCGTGGAGAAGCTGCAGGAGCAGTATGGCAACAAGCTCCGCGTGGTCATGAAGCAGAACCCGCTGTCCTTCCACCCGCACGCCAAGCCCGCGGCCCTCGCCGCGCTGGCCGCCGGTGAGCAGGGCAAGTACTGGGAGATGCACGACAAGCTCTTCGACAACCAGAAGAAGCTCGACGAGGCCTCCCTGGAGGGCTACGCCAAGGACGTGGGCCTGGACGTGGCGAAGTGGAAGGCCGACATGGCCAACCCCAAGTTCCAGGACATCATCCAGAAGGAGCAGACCCAGGCGAGCACCCTGGGCGCCAGCGGCACCCCGGCCTTCTTCATCAACGGCCGCTTCCTCTCCGGTGCGCAGCCCATCGACAACTTCCGCGCCCTCATCGACGAGGAGATGGCCAAGGCCGAGGCCCTCGTGAAGGGCGGCGTCCCCGCCTCGCAGGTGTACGCGAAGGTCATCGAGAAGGGCGCCGAGAAGGCCGCCCCGAAGCAGAACCCCGCGCAGCAGGCCGCCGCCGCCGTCCGCAAGGTGGAGATTCCGTCTGACTCCCCCGTCTTCGGCCCGGCCAACGCCAAGGTCACCATCGTCGAGTTCTCCGACTTCGAGTGCCCCTTCTGCAGCCGCGTGGTCCCCACGCTGACGCAGATCAAGCAGACCTACGCCAAGGACGTGCGCGTCATCTTCCGTAACCAGCCGCTGCCCTTCCACCCGAGCGCGAAGCCCGCCGCCGAGGCCGCCATGGCCGCGCACGCGCAGGGCAAGTTCTGGGAGATGCACGACAAGCTCTTCACCAACCAGAAGGCCCTGGACCGCGCCTCCCTGGAGAAGTACGCGAAGGAGATTGGCCTCAACGTCGCGCAGTTCAAGGCGGACCTCGACAGCGGCAAGCACAAGGCGAAGATCGAGGCGGACATGTCCGCTGGCAGCGCGGTGGGCGCCAACGGCACCCCCACGTTCTTCATCAACGGCCGTGAGTTCGTCGGCGCTCAGCCCTTCGAGTCCTTCAAGAAGGTCATCGACGAGGAGATTGCCAAGGCCGACAAGCTGCTGGCCTCCGGCACCAAGCCCGAGGAGCTCTACGGCAAGATTCTGGCGGCCAACATCGCCGCCGCTCCGGCCGCTCCCGCGCCGGGCGCCGAGGCCGAGCCGCCGGTGCAGAAGGTGGAGGTCGGCAACGCTCCGGTGAAGGGCGCGAAGAATGCCCCCGTCACCATCGTCGCCTTCTCCGACTTCGAGTGCCCCTTCTGCGGCCGCGTGATTCCGACGCTGAAGCAGATCGAGGACCAGTACCAGGGCAAGGTGAAGGTCGCCTTCAAGAACCAGCCGCTGCCCATGCACGCCAACGCCAAGCCGGCCGCCGCCGCCGCGCTGGCCGCGAACGCCCAGGGCAAGTTCTGGGAGATGCACGACAAGCTCTTCACCAACCAGCGCGCCCTGGACCGCGCCTCGCTGGAGAAGTACGCGCAGGAGATTGGCCTCAACGTGAACCAGTTCAAGGCCGACCTCGACAGCGGCAAGTTCAACGCGCAGATCGAGGCCGACTCCGCCGAAGGCCAGCGCCTGGGCGCCAGCGGCACCCCGACGTTCTTCATCAACGGCCGCACCCTGGTCGGTGCCCAGCCCCTCGAGGCCTTCAAGAAGGTCATCGACGAGGAGCTGAAGAAGGCCGGCGCGGTGGCGGCGGACGGCAAGTAA
- a CDS encoding FHA domain-containing protein, whose amino-acid sequence MDAVEYCPRCDTENARDATVCRACGSPIRSGTMVMAVASVAARPQVSIRVVRADGGPESVVRMQRDTLTCGQQGEISLPDDPFIMPVQLRFFFSGARLAVEDVGGANGVFVRLRQERELPPGGELRLGRQRLVLEPIPAAATGQGGTQVWGSPDPGYRLRLVQLLEGGLRGAAFPLREGDNLLGREQGDLTFPTDGFVSGRHAVLQVRQDRLQVRDVGSSNGTFIRLAGPTFVDNGDHFLIGRQLLRVEIQAPAA is encoded by the coding sequence ATGGACGCCGTGGAATACTGCCCCCGCTGTGACACCGAGAATGCCCGGGACGCCACCGTCTGCCGGGCGTGTGGCTCGCCCATCCGCTCCGGAACGATGGTGATGGCCGTGGCCAGCGTGGCCGCGCGCCCGCAGGTCTCCATCCGCGTGGTGCGCGCCGACGGTGGCCCCGAGTCCGTCGTCCGCATGCAGCGCGACACCCTCACCTGCGGCCAGCAGGGAGAAATCTCGCTCCCGGACGACCCCTTCATCATGCCCGTCCAGCTGCGCTTCTTCTTCTCGGGCGCCCGCCTGGCGGTGGAGGACGTGGGAGGCGCCAACGGCGTCTTCGTGCGCCTGCGCCAGGAGCGGGAGCTGCCTCCGGGCGGAGAGCTGCGCCTGGGCCGCCAGCGCCTCGTGCTGGAGCCCATCCCCGCCGCGGCCACCGGCCAGGGCGGCACGCAGGTGTGGGGCTCACCGGATCCCGGCTACCGCCTGCGGCTGGTGCAGCTGCTGGAGGGTGGCTTGAGGGGCGCGGCCTTCCCGCTGCGCGAGGGCGACAACCTGCTGGGCCGCGAGCAGGGCGACCTCACCTTCCCCACGGACGGCTTCGTGTCCGGACGTCACGCGGTGCTGCAGGTCCGTCAGGACCGGCTCCAGGTGCGCGACGTGGGCTCGTCCAACGGCACCTTCATCCGGCTGGCGGGCCCCACGTTCGTGGACAACGGGGACCACTTCCTCATCGGCCGCCAACTGCTGCGCGTCGAAATCCAGGCGCCCGCGGCCTGA
- a CDS encoding ABC transporter ATP-binding protein: MSDLAIELFGVTKRFGPKVAVNAVSFSVPRGSVFGLIGPNGAGKTTTFSMMCGYLYPSEGSLKVMDVDPATPGALKGRLGALPQDAVLPPGWETGALLTYWARLSNLAEPEREAREALEQVGLMEAWNVQTQALSHGMAKRAAMAQSLMGKPPLVLLDEPTAGLDPRIAAQVRQVIKAMKDAGQTVVVSSHNLQELEELCDAAAILDKGTLAQAGTMSELTGQGSEFRVQIARGDVLIPEITALADVTDARMESEHVLRVRIRGGVRPEEVISRVVGHLLQHGVLILGVSRGQRLEDRVLQLL, encoded by the coding sequence GTGAGCGACCTGGCGATTGAGCTGTTCGGCGTCACCAAGCGCTTCGGTCCCAAGGTGGCCGTCAACGCGGTGAGCTTCTCCGTGCCCCGGGGCTCGGTGTTCGGCCTCATCGGCCCCAACGGCGCCGGCAAGACGACCACCTTCTCCATGATGTGCGGCTACCTCTACCCCTCCGAGGGCTCGCTCAAGGTGATGGACGTGGACCCCGCCACGCCCGGCGCCCTCAAGGGCCGGCTGGGTGCGCTGCCGCAGGACGCGGTGCTCCCTCCCGGCTGGGAGACGGGCGCGCTGCTCACCTACTGGGCCCGCCTGTCCAACCTCGCCGAGCCCGAGCGCGAGGCCCGCGAGGCCCTGGAGCAGGTGGGGCTCATGGAGGCGTGGAACGTCCAGACGCAGGCGCTCAGCCACGGCATGGCCAAGCGCGCCGCCATGGCCCAGTCCCTCATGGGGAAGCCGCCCCTGGTGCTCCTCGACGAGCCCACCGCCGGCCTGGACCCGCGCATCGCCGCCCAGGTGCGTCAGGTCATCAAGGCCATGAAGGACGCCGGGCAGACGGTGGTGGTCTCCAGCCACAACCTCCAGGAGCTGGAGGAGCTGTGTGACGCGGCCGCCATCCTCGACAAGGGCACGCTCGCGCAGGCCGGCACCATGTCCGAGCTGACCGGCCAGGGCTCCGAGTTCCGCGTGCAGATTGCCAGGGGCGACGTGCTCATCCCGGAGATTACCGCCCTGGCCGACGTCACCGACGCGCGCATGGAGTCGGAGCACGTGCTGCGCGTGCGCATCCGCGGCGGCGTGCGGCCCGAGGAGGTCATCAGCCGCGTCGTGGGCCACCTCCTCCAGCACGGCGTGCTGATCCTCGGCGTCAGCCGTGGCCAGCGTCTGGAAGACCGCGTCCTCCAGCTCCTCTGA
- a CDS encoding RidA family protein produces MARKAIHSDQAPKAIGPYSQAVQVDAGKMTFLSGQIPLDPSTMEMVQGDVVAQAERVMENLKAVLTASGLDFSHVVRCTIFLTDLGDFARVNEVYGRYFTGAPPARATVQVAALPRGSKVEIDAIAVS; encoded by the coding sequence ATGGCTCGCAAGGCAATCCACTCCGACCAGGCCCCCAAGGCCATTGGCCCGTACTCCCAGGCGGTGCAGGTGGACGCGGGGAAGATGACCTTCCTCTCCGGCCAGATTCCGTTGGACCCCTCCACCATGGAGATGGTGCAGGGCGACGTCGTCGCGCAGGCCGAGCGGGTGATGGAGAACCTCAAGGCCGTGCTCACCGCCAGCGGCCTGGACTTCTCGCACGTGGTGCGCTGCACCATCTTCCTCACCGACCTGGGTGACTTCGCCCGCGTCAACGAGGTGTACGGCCGCTACTTCACCGGCGCGCCGCCGGCTCGCGCCACCGTGCAGGTGGCCGCGCTGCCCCGCGGCTCCAAGGTGGAGATCGACGCCATCGCCGTCTCCTGA
- a CDS encoding RelA/SpoT family protein, whose product MIRLNDILQRVSSYHPDPDLDIIKKAYVYSAKVHQGQLRKSGEPYLVHPLEVAGILGELKLDEASIVTGLLHDTIEDTLATAEELTELFGAEVAQLVDGVTKLSKFSASASLSQEEKQAENFRKMIIAMAQDIRVILVKLADRTHNMRTLDHMSEEKQARIAQETLDIYAPLANRLGISWIKTELEDLSFRYVKPQEFFALQEKLNKRKKEREKYIEDTCDVIRTKLTERGLKGEVSGRFKHVYSIYKKIKAQGIDFDQIHDIIAFRIIAPTAPSCYEALGLVHEMWKPVPGRFKDFIAIPKPNMYQSLHTTVIGPLSERVEVQIRTAEMHKIAEEGIAAHWKYKEGKAVISKDDEKFAWLRQLMEWQQDLKDPKEFLETVKVDLFTDEVFVFTPKGDVRSLPRGATPVDFAYAIHSDVGNRCVGAKVNGKIVPLRYKLKNGDTVEVLTSPQQHPSKDWLTFVKTSRAQQRIRGFIKQQQRDKSLQLGRELTDREFKRFQLNFNKLLKAGDIKKVAEELGFRIEDDLLVAIGYGKVTPQQLVQRLVPQEKLTAAEAAARSDGPGNTVVQGSASSSSMLPGLSRVTDLAKRLVGRSNRSGVQIGGVDDVLVRFGRCCNPVPGDPIAGFITRGRGVTVHTVGCEKALATDPERRVDVTWDVRGDFKRPVTLRVLTADRPGLLADISNTFSKKGVNISQANCRATGDDRAVNTFEVTISDLKQLTDLMRTIERLNGVYSVERI is encoded by the coding sequence ATGATTCGCCTGAACGACATCCTCCAACGGGTCTCCTCGTATCACCCCGACCCTGACCTGGACATCATCAAGAAGGCCTACGTCTACTCAGCCAAGGTCCACCAGGGCCAGCTGAGGAAGTCAGGCGAGCCCTACCTCGTCCACCCGCTCGAGGTGGCGGGCATCCTCGGAGAGCTGAAGCTCGACGAAGCCTCCATCGTCACCGGCCTCCTCCACGACACGATTGAAGACACGCTCGCCACCGCCGAGGAGCTGACCGAGTTGTTCGGCGCGGAAGTCGCCCAGCTCGTCGACGGCGTCACCAAGCTGTCCAAGTTCTCCGCGTCCGCCAGCCTCTCGCAGGAGGAGAAGCAGGCGGAGAACTTCCGGAAGATGATCATCGCGATGGCGCAGGACATCCGCGTCATTCTCGTGAAGCTGGCGGACCGCACGCACAACATGCGGACGCTGGACCACATGTCCGAGGAGAAGCAGGCGCGCATCGCCCAGGAGACCCTGGACATCTACGCGCCGCTCGCCAACCGGCTTGGCATCTCCTGGATAAAGACGGAGCTGGAGGACCTGAGCTTCCGCTACGTGAAGCCGCAGGAGTTCTTCGCGCTCCAGGAGAAGCTCAACAAGCGCAAGAAGGAGCGCGAGAAGTACATCGAGGACACCTGCGACGTCATCCGCACCAAGCTCACCGAGCGCGGGCTGAAGGGCGAGGTGTCCGGCCGCTTCAAGCACGTCTACAGCATCTACAAGAAGATCAAGGCGCAGGGCATCGACTTCGACCAGATTCACGACATCATCGCCTTCCGCATCATCGCCCCCACCGCGCCCTCCTGCTACGAGGCGCTCGGGCTGGTGCACGAGATGTGGAAGCCGGTGCCCGGCCGCTTCAAGGACTTCATCGCGATTCCGAAGCCCAACATGTACCAGTCACTGCACACCACGGTGATTGGCCCGCTGAGCGAGCGCGTGGAGGTGCAGATCCGCACCGCGGAGATGCACAAGATTGCCGAGGAAGGCATCGCCGCCCACTGGAAGTACAAGGAGGGCAAGGCGGTCATCTCCAAGGACGACGAGAAGTTCGCCTGGCTGCGCCAGCTCATGGAGTGGCAGCAGGACCTGAAGGACCCGAAGGAGTTCCTCGAGACGGTGAAGGTGGACCTCTTCACCGACGAGGTCTTCGTCTTCACGCCCAAGGGCGACGTGCGCTCGCTGCCGCGCGGGGCCACGCCGGTGGACTTCGCGTACGCCATCCACTCGGACGTGGGCAACCGCTGCGTCGGCGCGAAGGTGAACGGGAAGATTGTTCCCCTGCGCTACAAGCTGAAGAACGGCGACACGGTGGAGGTGCTCACCAGCCCGCAGCAGCACCCGTCCAAGGACTGGCTCACCTTCGTCAAGACGAGCCGCGCGCAGCAGCGCATCCGTGGCTTCATCAAGCAACAGCAGCGCGACAAGAGCCTCCAGCTCGGCCGCGAGCTGACGGACCGCGAATTCAAGCGCTTCCAGCTCAACTTCAACAAGCTGCTCAAGGCCGGGGACATCAAGAAGGTCGCCGAGGAGCTGGGCTTCCGAATCGAAGACGACCTGCTCGTCGCCATCGGCTACGGGAAGGTGACGCCGCAGCAGCTCGTGCAGCGGCTGGTGCCGCAGGAGAAGCTCACCGCGGCCGAGGCCGCCGCGCGCTCGGACGGCCCGGGCAACACGGTGGTGCAGGGCAGCGCGAGCAGCTCCTCCATGCTGCCCGGCCTGTCTCGCGTGACGGACCTGGCCAAGCGGCTGGTGGGCCGCAGCAACCGCAGCGGCGTGCAGATTGGCGGCGTGGACGACGTGCTGGTGCGCTTCGGACGGTGTTGCAACCCCGTCCCCGGCGACCCCATCGCCGGCTTCATCACCCGGGGACGGGGAGTGACGGTGCACACGGTGGGTTGTGAAAAGGCGCTGGCCACGGACCCCGAGCGCCGCGTGGACGTGACGTGGGACGTCCGGGGCGACTTCAAGCGCCCCGTCACGCTGCGCGTGCTGACGGCGGACCGGCCGGGCCTCCTGGCGGACATCTCCAACACGTTCTCCAAGAAGGGCGTCAACATCTCCCAGGCCAACTGCCGGGCCACGGGGGATGACCGGGCGGTGAATACCTTCGAGGTCACCATCTCCGACCTCAAGCAGCTCACCGACCTGATGCGCACCATCGAGCGTCTCAACGGCGTCTACTCCGTCGAGCGAATCTAG
- a CDS encoding FHA domain-containing protein, translating into MSQLLLSALAVVCPNCDGYNPPRSAACAVCGQSLEEAARSPAGKPAGAPPRPVAPAAGRPVAVSNFPGPKGEAVTTPPPPPSAIPPGLRPSARTPPPTAAAGLQVERPVPVGARVTAPAGGAAAVPPVAARSGGGPAPVPPGPAATRPPPPVPDNTMPSRAGATPAAGPPSGARPVPPAASRFGLAVIAGSTRGQRYKLPVTGCVVGRQRGAILFPDDAYVSPLHATFLVKDGALFVRDESSASGVFVAVAGTEALAPRTLFSAGQRLFRYTGRLEPVAPVAGRPNVYGAPVPLGQAVYGVEEVLVGGRAGRAVVTAAPLLTIGQAHCDLSFPGDEGLAGRHCELSPTPTGALLRDLSGGLGTYVRLAAGVERPLRPGDRVRLGQHVLQVENLG; encoded by the coding sequence ATGTCACAGCTCCTGCTGTCCGCCCTCGCCGTGGTCTGCCCGAACTGTGACGGGTACAATCCTCCACGCTCGGCCGCCTGCGCGGTGTGCGGCCAGTCGCTGGAGGAGGCCGCCCGCTCGCCCGCCGGGAAGCCGGCCGGGGCCCCTCCCCGCCCCGTCGCGCCCGCCGCCGGCCGTCCCGTGGCCGTGTCCAACTTCCCCGGCCCCAAGGGGGAAGCCGTCACCACGCCGCCTCCTCCGCCGAGCGCCATTCCTCCCGGGCTGCGCCCCTCGGCGCGGACACCTCCGCCCACCGCCGCCGCCGGGCTCCAGGTGGAGCGCCCCGTGCCCGTGGGCGCCCGGGTGACGGCTCCGGCCGGTGGAGCCGCCGCGGTGCCTCCCGTCGCCGCGCGCTCGGGCGGTGGCCCGGCCCCGGTGCCTCCGGGGCCCGCCGCCACGCGGCCTCCGCCTCCAGTTCCCGACAACACGATGCCCTCTCGGGCCGGAGCGACTCCGGCCGCTGGACCTCCGTCTGGCGCGCGTCCGGTGCCCCCTGCGGCGTCGCGCTTCGGGCTGGCGGTGATTGCCGGCTCCACGAGGGGCCAGCGCTACAAGCTGCCCGTCACCGGCTGCGTCGTGGGCCGGCAGCGCGGCGCGATTCTCTTCCCGGATGACGCCTACGTGTCTCCGTTGCACGCCACGTTCCTCGTGAAGGACGGGGCGCTGTTCGTGCGCGACGAGTCGAGCGCCTCGGGCGTCTTCGTGGCCGTCGCGGGGACGGAGGCGCTCGCGCCGCGCACCCTCTTCAGCGCGGGCCAGCGGCTGTTCCGCTACACGGGCCGGCTGGAGCCGGTGGCGCCCGTGGCGGGCCGTCCCAACGTCTACGGCGCACCGGTGCCGCTGGGGCAGGCCGTGTACGGCGTGGAGGAAGTCCTCGTGGGCGGGCGCGCGGGCCGCGCGGTGGTGACGGCGGCGCCGCTGCTCACCATCGGCCAGGCGCACTGCGACTTGAGCTTCCCGGGAGACGAGGGCCTGGCTGGCCGCCACTGCGAGCTCTCCCCTACTCCCACGGGCGCGCTGCTGCGCGACTTGTCGGGAGGCCTGGGCACGTACGTGCGCCTCGCCGCCGGCGTCGAGCGTCCGCTGCGTCCGGGAGACCGCGTCCGTCTGGGTCAGCACGTGCTCCAGGTGGAGAACCTGGGCTGA
- a CDS encoding ABC transporter permease, translating to MDGLKETLVIWSAELRRAVRSGRAVVLLGLYSMFSALVLLVVGWIAGQVREAVNKQLETAGANADASAQVAEEMRKGMLGFLTSNDTAMMEALAQVPLEVLLVFKITLFFLPAYVALMGFDQISGEVGPRSMRYLTVRARRSSVLLGKFLSQATLLLGLVLIIDLAIFIYARIANPDFGFGHVVLNLLKFWLAAIVFSLSYVSLTTLCSSLFRSPAVSLVFNFIALFVFWLMDTIGQASGETGALRFLKYLSPSHYAGDLLHPKLAEFGASGAAYAGFATLFLLGAYAVLRARDL from the coding sequence TTGGACGGACTGAAAGAAACCCTGGTCATCTGGAGCGCGGAGCTGCGCCGCGCCGTGCGCAGCGGGCGCGCGGTGGTGCTGCTCGGGCTCTACAGCATGTTCTCCGCGCTGGTGTTGCTGGTGGTCGGCTGGATTGCCGGCCAGGTGCGCGAGGCGGTGAACAAGCAGTTGGAGACCGCGGGCGCCAACGCGGACGCCTCGGCGCAGGTGGCCGAGGAGATGCGCAAGGGAATGCTGGGGTTCCTCACCAGCAACGACACGGCGATGATGGAGGCGCTTGCGCAGGTGCCGCTGGAGGTCCTGCTCGTCTTCAAAATCACCCTCTTCTTCCTGCCGGCCTACGTGGCGCTGATGGGCTTCGACCAGATCAGCGGCGAAGTCGGCCCGCGCTCCATGCGCTACCTCACGGTGCGCGCGCGCCGCTCGTCGGTGCTGCTGGGCAAGTTCCTCTCGCAGGCGACGCTGCTGCTGGGCCTGGTGCTCATCATCGACCTGGCCATCTTCATCTACGCCCGCATCGCCAACCCGGACTTCGGCTTCGGCCACGTGGTGCTCAACCTCCTCAAGTTCTGGCTGGCGGCCATCGTCTTCTCGCTGTCCTACGTGTCGCTCACCACGCTGTGCTCCAGCCTCTTCCGCAGCCCGGCGGTGAGCCTCGTCTTCAACTTCATCGCGCTGTTCGTCTTCTGGCTGATGGACACTATTGGCCAGGCATCCGGCGAGACGGGCGCGCTGCGCTTCCTGAAGTACCTGTCGCCCTCGCACTACGCGGGTGACCTGCTGCACCCGAAGCTGGCCGAGTTCGGCGCCAGTGGCGCCGCGTACGCGGGCTTCGCGACACTCTTCCTGCTGGGCGCCTACGCCGTCCTGCGCGCGAGGGACCTGTGA